The window ATGGGCGTGCCCCAACCACGGTTGTAGATCTCCATCGGATAGCGACTGAAGTTGGTGATGTAAAACCAAAAATTGTAAAGCGTTTGATTGCGTCCCAACCAGATGCTCGTCGCGGACAAGCAGATCATGAGGCTGTACATGATCACAATGCCGCACATGCAAAAGAGCACATAGAGCAGTAAAGAGGTGACCGACGGTATGTGCGGATCAACCTCGCGAGTTGCCAGTTTGGTCAGCGCCACCCCGGCGATCACCAAACCCGCCAAGAAGTTGGCTAGCGACGACCAACTGACGCGTCGAAACGAGATCAAAAACTGCGTGTCGATGGGTTTGAGCAAGGCAAAGTCCAACCCGCCCGTCCGAATCAACTCACTGAATTCTTCGGCGTTGGGCATGAAGAACGCTTGCACAATCGAGTTGATGAACCAGGTCGTGGCCAAAAACAAAAAGAATCGCTCGCGATCCCAACCGGTATCCGCTCCGATCGATCCGGTGAATTGAAAGATGATCAGGTAAAAGCCGACGTTCATCAGCGTCCAACCGATGCTGCTCAAGCACTCGATCACGAAGTTCGCCCGAAACGTCATGTCGCGAACCAAACTGTTGCGAGCGAATGTTCCGAAAACACGGACATAGCGCATCCACTCGGATCCGGCCTCTCGTTCCGAAACACTTGCTTCGTTCATCCAGTGGTCATCCATGGCAGGTCTGTCTTGATTCGAACCGTCAGTTGCTGGCTTGGATTGCATGGCATCAACCTCCATACCCGCTGTAACGGGCCACGCCGCGAGAGTACGACCAGCGGCAGACAACGATGAAGAACGTCAACCAAGCCGCCTCGATCGCCATCTCCATCGGCAGGTCTTCATCAGGAATTTTCCCCAGGAACACGGCCGCGGGGAAATAGGCGAGGTACTTCAGCGGCAACAAATTAACGAACCACTCGATGCTGTCGGGTAACAACGAAATCGGAAACATGTGCCCAGACAGAAAGAAGCTGAACAACATGTAAAGGAACAGCAGCGACGAGACCTCCAAAAACCAAAAGCCAATCATTCCAATCGCCGCTTCGAGAAAGAAGCCGATTAGAAACCCCATCACCAACGATCCGACAAAAGCGGCGAACAAATGCGGTGGCGGAAACCCACCGACAAAGTAGTCGCGGCAAAGAAAGAACACCAAACCAAACGGTGCGAACGCGATCGCGTAGTAAGCGACTTTGTGAGCAACTCGGTTGATCAACAAAAAGCTGATCAAGTCGATTGGCTGGATCAAATAGCGTTTGATTTCGCCTTCGCGAATCTGCAGAGCGATCCCAGATGCCAAACCCGGCATACTGGAGAATGCCCGTGCCAACATGGTGATCAAGTAGTACGCCACCATGTCGCGGAAACCGAAACCGCCAATTTGAACCGCCTCGGTCGCCGAACTGAGCTCTGAACCGTTCACCTCGGATCCGCCGACGGCCGACTCGACCATTTGCTCGGCCGCTTGGCTGGCGGCGATTGAATCATAGATCGCCCACCACAGAAAAATCTGGGTGACGATTGGCAGGAAACGCATCAACGTCCCGAGAGCGAAGTCGCCGCGATAAACCAATCGTTCCGATAGAGCGGTGGTGAAAATTTTTTTCCAAACTCGCACGCGGCTGCCCCACGTCGTAGCGGCGAGATGATGCGAATCCAGATCAGGGTCGTCAAACGACGAAGTTGCGGTCGCCATGAAGAATGACAGAAAGGTTTTCGAGGATGGCAAGCGGTCGACGTAGCATCGGGAACCGAACAACGGATCCGATCGCCGTCCCGAACCAAAGTAGCCGAGAGGCGAGGTTCTTCCGATGCCCCTCGGGCCGAGAGCCACCACGCTGACCGCTCAGTTGTGCTAGCAAATCCGCTGATTGCGATCGGCGACGAAGGCGTTTTTCGCTGAATCAAACGGCATTTGCGACCATCTGATTCAAAAGAGGTTCCGCCTCCATTTTTGCATCTGATTGGTATTGACGCGTCCGTGAAACCCCAGCAAACTTCTCGCATGCTTGTAACGAAGCGGGCAGCCTGCCATTTGGGGAATTCCACCCACCGCGGCTGACACACTACGCTACAGGGATGTAACCGGACCGAAATTTGCCTCGGCACCTCGCTTTCCCAGCCTTTCGCAGGGAACGTCGAAACGCCGGTCGCTCAGGAAGAGTGACGATCACTTCGCAGTCGCGAAGCCGGGTTGACCGTTCCACTGACCGCATCCAATTTGGATCGGCAGCCGTTGACAAGCCAGCGAGAGAAATCTTGCTCGACTTGCCCGCCGCATGTCGTTTCTGGAGTGGATGTCCCCCGCGTTCGTGCTGGTTGAATTTGTCGCCAACGACATTTTGATCCGGCCTTTTGACAGGAGCGTTCGTTTGTCCCCTTCGACGGACTTCGACGTCAAAGAGCGAGTTCGCGCCGCGACCGACATCGTTGATGTCATCGGGCATGATCTGGAATTGCGTCCGCAGGGCCGTCACTTCGTTGCCCGCTGCCCATTCCACAACGACACTCGTCCGTCGATGACGGTCAACCAAGAACGCCAATCTTGGAAGTGCTGGGTCTGCGACATCGGCGGAGATATTTTCAGCTTCGTCATGCAACGCGAAGGCGTGGACTTTCCCACCGCACTGCGAAGTCTGGCTGAACGAGCCGGGATCGAAATCCCTGAATTCAATCGCGGCCCCAAAACTCAACCGGGAAGCCCCGACGACAAAGCCACCTTGATGAAGGCGGTGGACCTGATCTGTCGAGCCTACTTCGACGAACTGGCCTGCGGAAAATCCGACGACGCCAAACTGGCACGCGACTACCTCGCCAGCCGTGGCATCGATGACAGCAATCGCGAACTGTTCAAAATCGGTTTTGCTCCAGACTCGTGGGACTTCGCCGTCAACCTGCTGAAACGAAACAAGTTCTCCGAAGCCGTCGCCCAAGCCGCTGGCGTCGCAATCGGCCGAGATGGCAAATCGGGTTGCTACGATCGCTTTCGTGGTCGACTGATGTTCCCGATCGACAACGCGCAGGGCCAAGCCATCTCACTGGGTGGACGAATCATTCCCGCGATCGCCAACCGCATCGCGGAAGCCAAAGGCGACGGGTCCAACGGA of the Rhodopirellula baltica SH 1 genome contains:
- a CDS encoding ABC transporter permease produces the protein MEVDAMQSKPATDGSNQDRPAMDDHWMNEASVSEREAGSEWMRYVRVFGTFARNSLVRDMTFRANFVIECLSSIGWTLMNVGFYLIIFQFTGSIGADTGWDRERFFLFLATTWFINSIVQAFFMPNAEEFSELIRTGGLDFALLKPIDTQFLISFRRVSWSSLANFLAGLVIAGVALTKLATREVDPHIPSVTSLLLYVLFCMCGIVIMYSLMICLSATSIWLGRNQTLYNFWFYITNFSRYPMEIYNRGWGTPMYGFFTFVVPVLVVVNVPARLLAKPIDPRTNEEWLLVGWALIATVMSVTFSRWVFRRALSSYRSASS
- a CDS encoding ABC transporter permease — encoded protein: MATATSSFDDPDLDSHHLAATTWGSRVRVWKKIFTTALSERLVYRGDFALGTLMRFLPIVTQIFLWWAIYDSIAASQAAEQMVESAVGGSEVNGSELSSATEAVQIGGFGFRDMVAYYLITMLARAFSSMPGLASGIALQIREGEIKRYLIQPIDLISFLLINRVAHKVAYYAIAFAPFGLVFFLCRDYFVGGFPPPHLFAAFVGSLVMGFLIGFFLEAAIGMIGFWFLEVSSLLFLYMLFSFFLSGHMFPISLLPDSIEWFVNLLPLKYLAYFPAAVFLGKIPDEDLPMEMAIEAAWLTFFIVVCRWSYSRGVARYSGYGG